The following are from one region of the Nicotiana tabacum cultivar K326 chromosome 3, ASM71507v2, whole genome shotgun sequence genome:
- the LOC107760524 gene encoding protein DMP6 produces MEVKVEKETSRNLDEEKAPLLLENSALPEVEKNMIQQAISQTFKSTAHLANLLPTGSVLAFQLLSPIFTNQGECDVIGRSLTAALVALCGLSCFLLSFTDSFKDQKGNVCYGFATLRGLWIIDGSAAPPPEIAANYKLKFIDFMHAIMSILVFAAVALFDQNVVNCFYPTPSYQTQELLTALPVAIGVICSMLFVVFPTQRHGIGFPLTSN; encoded by the coding sequence ATGGAGGTTAAGGTGGAAAAGGAGACATCCCGGAATCTGGATGAAGAGAAAGCTCCCCTGCTGCTTGAAAACTCAGCCCTGCCTGAAGTGGAGAAAAACATGATACAACAGGCAATCAGCCAGACATTTAAAAGCACTGCCCACCTTGCCAATCTTCTGCCTACTGGGTCTGTTCTTGCTTTTCAACTTTTATCACCCATATTCACAAACCAAGGGGAGTGTGATGTGATTGGCAGATCCTTGACTGCTGCTCTTGTAGCACTTTGTGGACTGTCATGTTTCCTGTTAAGCTTTACTGATAGTTTCAAGGACCAAAAAGGAAATGTTTGCTATGGGTTTGCCACACTGCGAGGCCTGTGGATAATTGATGGATCAGCGGCTCCCCCACCAGAGATCGCAGCAAACTACAAGCTAAAATTTATAGATTTCATGCATGCCATCATGTCAATATTGGTTTTTGCAGCTGTTGCGTTGTTTGATCAGAATGTGGTAAATTGTTTCTACCCAACACCTTCATATCAAACACAGGAACTGCTTACAGCTCTGCCAGTGGCAATTGGGGTCATCTGCAGtatgttgtttgtggtgtttcCTACGCAACGTCATGGCATTGGCTTCCCCCTCACCTCTAACTAA
- the LOC107760523 gene encoding pentatricopeptide repeat-containing protein At5g46100-like: MSSKLAIKWPRKVTTTLVEQLIRAEKDVQKAVLIFDAATAEYSNGFRHDRSTFGLIISRLLSANHFNLAEEMLVRMKGESCKITEDIFLSIYRAYGRVHKPLEVIRVFQKMKEYDCEPTQKSYITVFSVLVDENRLKTAFRFYRYMRGMGIPPCVASLNILIKALCKNSGTIGSAFRIFREMPNRGFTPDSYTYGTLINGLCKLGKATEAKELLTEMEANGCSPTVVTYTCLIHGFCQSNNLDEAMGLLEDMRSKGIEPNVFTYSSLMDGLCKGGRSSHAMELLEIMIHEHKVPNMITYSSLIHGLCGEGKIGEALEVFDRMKIQGCKPDAGLYWKVINGFCENNKFQEAANYLDEMILSGISPNRLTWSLHVKIHNAVVQGLCAVNDPNRAFQLYLSMRTRAISVEDKSFEILVNHFCKKGDVHKAARIVEEMLIDGSIPDEQTWAVVVGGFWDRRKVREAADSVQAALMYKRMDFGS, encoded by the coding sequence ATGAGCAGCAAGTTAGCAATCAAATGGCCTAGAAAAGTCACGACAACCCTTGTCGAACAACTGATTCGAGCAGAAAAAGATGTACAAAAAGCTGTTCTTATATTTGACGCAGCAACAGCAGAGTACTCTAATGGCTTCCGGCATGATCGTAGCACATTTGGTCTCATCATCTCTAGATTGCTTTCTGCAAATCATTTCAATCTAGCGGAGGAAATGCTTGTCAGAATGAAGGGCGAGAGCTGTAAAATTACTGAGGATATATTCCTCTCAATCTATAGAGCCTATGGGCGGGTTCACAAGCCACTCGAGGTGATCAGGGTTTTCCAAAAGATGAAGGAATATGATTGTGAGCCAACGCAAAAGTCGTATATTACGGTGTTCTCTGTACTTGTTGATGAAAACCGGTTAAAAACTGCTTTTAGGTTTTATCGTTACATGAGGGGGATGGGCATTCCACCTTGTGTTGCTTCGCTTAATATTTTGATTAAAGCTCTCTGCAAGAACAGTGGAACAATAGGTTCTGCTTTTCGTATATTCCGTGAGATGCCGAATCGCGGATTTACACCGGATTCCTATACATATGGGACTCTAATTAATGGGCTTTGCAAATTGGGCAAGGCCACTGAAGCAAAAGAACTTCTGACGGAGATGGAAGCAAATGGTTGTTCCCCTACTGTAGTCACCTATACTTGTTTGATTCATGGATTTTGCCAGTCAAATAACTTGGATGAAGCCATGGGATTGCTTGAGGACATGAGGAGCAAAGGTATTGAGCCCAATGTGTTCACTTATAGTTCTTTGATGGACGGTCTGTGTAAGGGTGGACGTTCTTCTCATGCAATGGAGCTATTGGAGATAATGATTCATGAACATAAGGTTCCAAATATGATAACTTACAGTTCCTTAATTCACGGACTTTGTGGAGAAGGTAAAATTGGAGAAGCCTTAGAGGTTTTCGACAGAATGAAAATTCAGGGATGTAAACCTGATGCCGGGTTATACTGGAAAGTTATCAATGGCTTTTGTGAGAATAACAAGTTTCAAGAAGCAGCCAACTATCTTGATGAAATGATTCTTAGTGGAATATCTCCAAACCGATTAACTTGGAGCTTGCATGTGAAGATCCATAATGCAGTAGTCCAAGGCCTGTGTGCCGTGAATGATCCAAATCGAGCTTTTCAATTATATCTAAGCATGCGCACCCGAGCCATCTCAGTTGAGGACAAGTCTTTTGAGATTCTGGTCAACCATTTCTGCAAGAAAGGAGACGTGCACAAGGCTGCTCGTATTGTCGAGGAAATGTTGATTGATGGAAGCATTCCAGATGAACAAACATGGGCGGTTGTGGTGGGTGGATTTTGGGATAGAAGGAAGGTAAGGGAAGCAGCTGATTCGGTACAGGCTGCCCTGATGTATAAACGTATGGATTTTGGATCTTGA